The Candidatus Methylacidiphilales bacterium genome window below encodes:
- a CDS encoding MlaD family protein, whose product MQIHKNEISTGILVLVTFGILITILVVIGMPGVITPLNTYRIYYDNANGIRPGAPVLLAGREIGKVTLLTSPVPLEKRPDGHADYEVSIDVQVERKAQIYHNVTVHLTQQGLMGQEVIDFIHGDASTGLAENHAEFVGERVPDLSEAVANNMKRLTGPESDLAIALKNAKMFLETLNNSKIPQVISNSEQLTDTLKREPWRLIWPSTKSYPGDEKTPAAKKK is encoded by the coding sequence ATGCAAATTCACAAAAATGAAATCAGCACGGGCATCCTGGTGTTGGTGACTTTCGGCATTTTGATCACCATTCTGGTCGTAATTGGAATGCCCGGCGTCATCACGCCGCTCAATACCTATCGGATTTATTATGACAACGCCAACGGCATCCGTCCCGGCGCGCCCGTGCTTCTGGCGGGGCGGGAGATCGGCAAAGTCACGCTCCTTACCTCGCCAGTGCCGCTGGAAAAGCGGCCTGACGGACATGCCGATTACGAAGTTTCCATTGACGTGCAGGTGGAAAGGAAAGCACAGATTTATCACAATGTGACGGTGCATTTAACCCAGCAGGGCCTCATGGGACAGGAGGTGATCGACTTTATTCACGGAGATGCAAGCACCGGTTTGGCGGAGAACCACGCTGAGTTTGTCGGGGAACGCGTACCGGATCTGTCTGAAGCCGTGGCCAATAATATGAAACGTCTTACCGGGCCGGAGTCCGATCTGGCCATAGCCCTCAAAAATGCGAAAATGTTTTTGGAGACGCTGAATAATTCCAAGATTCCACAGGTGATCAGCAATAGCGAGCAATTGACCGATACTCTCAAGAGGGAACCGTGGCGGCTTATCTGGCCCAGCACCAAGTCCTACCCGGGCGATGAGAA
- a CDS encoding ATP-binding cassette domain-containing protein encodes MSAELKKLVEMRGVKLKFADKMILDCVDFSMQPQEVLVIMGLSGGGKSTLLSLLMGLLKPDAGEIFFKEEDLTKLSRPKLNEARTHIGMVYQNAALISSMNVRENIALPLQELSDKNEKEIDSIVNQKLELVGLKDAVDKLPSELSGGMEKRVGLARALALEPELILFDEPSAGLDPINSKLINDLIIQLRDKQKATAIVVTHEMDSAFAVATRMAFLHEGKIILEGAPDEFRHSDNPIVSKFLSSYSNHEKTGE; translated from the coding sequence ATGAGCGCGGAACTTAAAAAATTGGTCGAGATGCGCGGCGTGAAATTAAAATTCGCGGATAAGATGATTCTGGACTGTGTCGATTTCTCAATGCAACCGCAGGAAGTCCTGGTCATCATGGGCCTCAGCGGCGGCGGCAAAAGCACATTGCTCAGCCTCTTGATGGGCCTGCTTAAACCGGATGCAGGGGAAATCTTTTTCAAGGAAGAGGATCTGACAAAACTTTCGCGCCCGAAATTGAACGAGGCCCGGACGCATATCGGCATGGTCTATCAAAATGCGGCTTTGATCAGCTCGATGAATGTGCGCGAAAATATTGCCCTGCCACTGCAGGAACTTTCGGACAAAAACGAAAAAGAGATTGATTCCATCGTCAATCAGAAGCTGGAACTGGTGGGGCTTAAGGACGCCGTTGACAAGCTTCCCTCCGAGCTCAGCGGCGGCATGGAGAAACGGGTGGGCCTGGCGCGCGCGCTGGCTCTGGAGCCCGAGTTGATTCTTTTCGACGAGCCCTCGGCGGGCCTTGATCCGATCAACAGCAAGCTGATCAATGATCTTATCATCCAGTTGCGCGACAAGCAGAAAGCCACGGCCATTGTCGTGACCCACGAAATGGACAGCGCATTTGCCGTGGCCACGCGGATGGCATTCCTGCATGAGGGAAAAATAATTCTGGAAGGGGCGCCGGATGAGTTCCGGCATTCGGACAATCCCATCGTCAGCAAATTTCTTTCGTCCTATTCAAACCACGAAAAAACCGGGGAATAA
- a CDS encoding ABC transporter permease has protein sequence MISRLGAFAISLLQELGSLVWMGRETVSEIMERVAARRTPFRLEHFFYQCNRVGVGSVPMVVLLSLFVGLTMALLTGYQLRIFGIVTLVPAVVSVSFTREMGPLFTGIVLSSRIGAAYTAELGAMTAGGEVDAIEGMGIGALRYLITPRILSIFLLTPCLTVISIVSGILGAAFISSLTLQISYGYFYDQVMTNLLVKDVMAGIVKSFLFGAIIGLVACYKGLSVRGGAVGVGIATTSSVVIAISAVIACDSFCNIFIVTFFP, from the coding sequence TTGATTTCAAGACTGGGCGCATTCGCCATTTCCCTGCTGCAGGAGCTTGGCAGCTTGGTGTGGATGGGAAGGGAAACCGTTTCTGAAATCATGGAACGTGTCGCCGCGCGCCGGACGCCTTTTCGCCTGGAGCATTTTTTCTACCAATGCAACCGCGTGGGCGTGGGGTCGGTCCCGATGGTTGTTCTTCTTTCATTGTTTGTCGGCCTCACCATGGCCTTGTTGACAGGCTATCAGCTCCGGATTTTCGGCATCGTCACTCTGGTTCCGGCTGTGGTCTCTGTTTCCTTTACGCGCGAGATGGGCCCGCTTTTCACGGGCATTGTGCTTTCCTCGAGAATCGGCGCCGCATACACCGCCGAGCTGGGAGCCATGACTGCGGGAGGTGAGGTGGATGCCATAGAAGGCATGGGCATAGGCGCGCTTCGTTATCTGATCACGCCGAGGATCCTCTCGATCTTTCTCCTGACACCCTGCCTGACTGTTATTTCCATCGTTTCCGGCATTCTCGGCGCGGCATTCATTTCGAGCCTCACGCTGCAAATCAGCTATGGTTATTTTTACGATCAGGTGATGACAAACCTGCTGGTGAAAGACGTGATGGCCGGAATCGTGAAAAGTTTTCTCTTTGGCGCCATCATTGGACTGGTCGCCTGTTACAAGGGCCTGTCGGTCCGTGGCGGCGCGGTCGGGGTGGGCATCGCAACGACTTCCAGTGTGGTCATCGCAATCAGCGCCGTGATTGCCTGCGATTCGTTTTGCAACATTTTCATCGTCACCTTTTTCCCATGA